From one Humulus lupulus chromosome 8, drHumLupu1.1, whole genome shotgun sequence genomic stretch:
- the LOC133798048 gene encoding uncharacterized protein LOC133798048 isoform X2, which translates to MAFLKLKLDIQPIQQLLPTHLVSSHLNQSSKLFPKYTTNCYKISSTSSTLGTQKFAVRALSTPAPSPVEMGKAIRVHEHGGPEVLKWEDVEIGEPKDGEIRVKNKAIGLNFIDVYFRKGVYKAATMPFTPGMEACGVVTAVGPGLTGRQVGDLVAYAGAPMGSYAEEQILPADKVVPVPESIDPVIAASVMLKGMTAQLLLRRCFKVEPGHTILVHAAAGGVGSLLCQWGNALGATVIGTVSTKEKAAQAKEDGAHHVIMYKEEDFVARVNEITSGNGVNAVYDSVGKDTFEGSLACLKLRGYMVSFGQSSGTPDPVPLSALAAKSLFLTRPTLMQYNVTRDELLAAAGEVFANVASGVLRVRVNHRYPLSEAPQAHADLEDRRTTGSVVLIP; encoded by the exons ATGGCTTTCTTGAAGCTGAAACTTGACATTCAGCCGATCCAACAGCTTCTACCGACCCACTTGGTTTCATCCCATCTCAATCAAAGCTCAAAACTTTTTCCCAAGTACACCACCAACTGCTACAAAATCAGCTCTACTTCGTCAACACTTGGAACCCAAAAATTTGCAGTGAGAGCACTCTCCACTCCAGCACCATCACCAGTGGAAATGGGCAAAGCTATTAGGGTTCATGAACATGGTGGACCTGAg GTCTTAAAATGGGAAGATGTGGAAATAGGAGAACCAAAAGATGGTGAAATTCGTGTGAAAAACAAGGCCATTGGGCTGAATTTCATTGATGTTTACTTCCGCAAAGGTGTTTATAAGGCTGCTACAATGCCCTTCACTCCAG GAATGGAGGCATGTGGTGTTGTGACAGCAGTTGGCCCTGGACTAACCGGCAGACAAGTTGGTGATCTTGTAGCCTATGCTGGAGCTCCAATGGGCTCTTATGCTGAAGAGCAGATCCTTCCTGCTGACAAAGTTGTTCCTGTTCCTGAATCTATTGATCCCGTCATTGCAGCATCCGTCATGCTTAAGGGTATGACGGCTCAGCTTCTACTCCGTCGTTGTTTCAAG GTTGAGCCTGGGCACACCATCCTTGTTCATGCTGCCGCTGGTGGAGTTGGATCTCTGTTATGCCAGTGGGGTAATGCTCTTGGCGCTACTGTCATTGGAACTGTCTCAACCAAGGAAAAAGCTGCTCAAGCCAAGGAAGATGGAGCTCATCATGTCATAATGTACAAGGAAGAAGATTTTGTTGCTCGTGTGAATGAGATTACATCTGGCAATGGGGTTAATGCTGTCTATGACTCTGTGGGGAAGGATACGTTTGAG GGTTCATTGGCATGCTTAAAACTTCGAGGATACATGGTGAGTTTTGGACAGTCATCAGGGACACCGGATCCAGTACCATTATCAGCTCTTGCGGCTAAATCTTTGTTCTTGACAAGGCCAACTCTCATGCAATACAATGTAACTCGAGATGAGTTATTGGCTGCTGCAGGCGAGGTCTTTGCTAATGTCGCATCAGGTGTTCTGCGAGTTCGAGTAAATCACAGATACCCTCTGTCTGAGGCACCTCAGGCACATGCAGACCTCGAAGATCGCAGAACAACTGGTTCAGTTGTTTTGATACCATAA